The Streptomyces sp. NBC_01463 DNA window CCACCCACACGGACACCGGCCTCACCGCCGGTACCGCATACCGCTACACCGTGGCGGCCGTCGACGGATCGGGCAAGGCGGGTACCGCCTCGGCCCAGGTGACGGCGACCACCACCGGCGGCAGCACCCCGGCGAAGTGCTTCACCGCCACCAACTACGCCCAGGTCACGGCGGGCAGGGCCCACACCACCGGCGGATACGTCTACGCCAACGGCTCGAACCAGAACATGGGCCTGTACAACGTCTTCGTCACCCACACCCTGAAGGAGTCACCCGCGGGCTACTTCGTGATCGCGGACAGCGGCTGCACCACCGGTTGACACGTGCGGTGGGCCGGGCCCGGCAGACGGACTGCCGGGCCAGGCCCACGCCTCAGGCGTACGCGTACGCGACCAGCCGGTCGGCGACCTCCCGGCCGCCCCGCTCGCCCGTGAGCACCGTGTAGTGGTTCACGTCCTTCACCGCCACCGGCTCCACCCGCGTCCCGTCCAGGTCCGCCGCCGCGAGCCGGCTCTCGTCGTACAGCCCCTGCTCCTCGTCCATCAGACCGCGCGCCGCCCACAGCAGAGTCGCCTCAGCGGCCAGCCTGCGTACGGCCGTGAGCACCTCCTCGTCGAACAGGCCGACACCGTCCGTACGGATCGCCTCGATCCGGCACGACGAGCGCAGGGCGGGCTCCTCGCCCGCCAGATCGCGCTGGATGTACGCGTCCACCTCGTCCGACCAGGCGTCACCGGCGAACGCCGGGTGTGCCTGCCAGAAGGAGCGGTAGGCGGCCCGGTCCGCGAACGTCATCGACAGCCGGTCCATCGCCGGACCGATCACCGCCGTCAGCAGCTCGTCGGGCGTCAGATGCGTGGGCGCGGGGAAGCCGACGCCGCCGTCGACGAGCAGCAGCGGGCCGAACCGGTCCGGGTGGCGCACCGCGGCCAGCGCCGCCACGAACGCGCCCATCGAGTGGCCCGCCAGCACCACCCGGCCGAGGCCCAGGGCCTCGGTCAGGGCGGCGACGTCGTCCGCGTGCGCGGCGATGCCGTACGGGCCCGGAAGCGCTGAACTCCCGGCCCTGCCCCGCAGATCGGGGGCGATCAGCGTGACCCGGCCGGCCAGCTGCCGGGCCACCGCGCCCCAGGACAGCCCGTTGGCCGTGATGCCGTGCAGCGCCACCACCACCGGCGCCTCCGGATCGGCGGCGGGCCAGCGCAGAGCGGCCAACGTTCCCCCGCTCACCGGGACTTCGATCTCCTCGTACGGAATCACTGGTCTCCGGTCTCCTTCCGGTACGG harbors:
- a CDS encoding alpha/beta hydrolase, translating into MIPYEEIEVPVSGGTLAALRWPAADPEAPVVVALHGITANGLSWGAVARQLAGRVTLIAPDLRGRAGSSALPGPYGIAAHADDVAALTEALGLGRVVLAGHSMGAFVAALAAVRHPDRFGPLLLVDGGVGFPAPTHLTPDELLTAVIGPAMDRLSMTFADRAAYRSFWQAHPAFAGDAWSDEVDAYIQRDLAGEEPALRSSCRIEAIRTDGVGLFDEEVLTAVRRLAAEATLLWAARGLMDEEQGLYDESRLAAADLDGTRVEPVAVKDVNHYTVLTGERGGREVADRLVAYAYA